CGCCGACGCGATCGCCAAGGGGCGATTGACCCCCGATGGCACACATCTGCTGGCATCCGGCGCGGCGCTGGTGACAAAGGCCGCGATCGAACCGGTGTGGCATCTGCCGAGTGTTGCCGCACGATTCGGGTGCACCGAGGCGGAGCTACGGCGGGTCCTGTTCGAGGAGACCGGCGGCATGTATCCGGAACTGGTGACGCGCTCCGATCTCGAGGTGTTCCTGCCGCCCATCGGCGGTCAGACCGTCTACATCTTCGGTGATCCGGCTGATCTCGCGGACCCCACTGTCGAACTGACCGCCCGCGTGCACGACGAGTGCAACGGTTCCGATGTGTTCGGGTCCGACATCTGCACGTGCCGGCCATATCTCACACACGCGATCGAGGAATGCATCCTCGGTGCCCAGCGCGACGGCGTCGGACTGGTCTCCTATTCACGCAAGGAAGGTCGTGCACTGGGTGAGGTGACCAAGTTCCTGGTGTACAACGCGCGGAAGCGTCAGGTCGGTGGCGATACCGCCGATCAGTACTTCGCTCGGACCGAATGTGTTGCGGGCGTGCAGGATATGCGCTTCCAGGAGCTGATGCCCGATGTCCTGCACTGGCTCGGAGTGCGCAAGATCCATCGACTGGTGTCGATGAGCAACATGAAGTACGACGCGATCACCGGGTCCGGTATCGAGGTGGGTGAACGCGTCAACATCCCCGATTATCTGATCCCCGAGGATGCCCA
This sequence is a window from Gordonia insulae. Protein-coding genes within it:
- a CDS encoding GTP cyclohydrolase II, which gives rise to MTADLGANSLTPATPAGGGHIRLTSHSGGLDALPIRWGAPTAAERGPVVGTTSRRAHRNVIGTHSGSYSVYRALAVAAGALSREHRADLTNTTPTDVVGPYPQWSQPGAIVSLDPWGAMTAEAFATELAAGHDIRPTIAITKAHVVLPEIADAIAKGRLTPDGTHLLASGAALVTKAAIEPVWHLPSVAARFGCTEAELRRVLFEETGGMYPELVTRSDLEVFLPPIGGQTVYIFGDPADLADPTVELTARVHDECNGSDVFGSDICTCRPYLTHAIEECILGAQRDGVGLVSYSRKEGRALGEVTKFLVYNARKRQVGGDTADQYFARTECVAGVQDMRFQELMPDVLHWLGVRKIHRLVSMSNMKYDAITGSGIEVGERVNIPDYLIPEDAQVEIDAKMAAGYFTPGPVPDAVELGKVKGRGLDG